tttcatctttcgcctgtgtacatatttccccctcgatatttactcgagactgaaatgttgtttcctggtaaaattaagaagggaaattatttatggacgaaaagcatgtcagtttcttgcatgtgaagaaaattggttgtgaaattaaatagatttcactcccaaaatcgaattcttcgaaaacgtgtaccgagtggttacgtcccttgagtaagaagggaaacattttaggatgaatcaaatttctaagttaaataaaataattggttggacaaatttggccccatgaatgtaaggtacacaaggtcgctcatcagtactatcgaagggtgtttttatatttagtcaagttttgactaaatattttaacatcgagggggaatcgaaacgagggtcgtggtgtatgtgcgtgtgtgtgtgcgtgcgtgcgtgtgtgtgtgtgtgtgtgtgtgtagagcgattcagactaaactactggaccgatctttatgaaatttgacatgagagttcctgggtatgaaatccatgaactttttttcatttttttgataaatgtctttgatgacgtcatatccggcttttcgtgaaagttgaggcggcactgtcacgccctcattttttaaccaaattggttgaaattttggtcacgtactcttcgacgaaggccggacttcggtattgcatttcagcttggtggcttaaaaattaatttatgactttggtcattaaaaatctaaaaattgtaaaaaaaaataaaaatttataaaacgatccaaatgtacgtttatcctattctccatcatttgctgattccgaaaacatataaatatgttatatttggattaaaaacaagctctgaaaattaaatatataaaaattattatcaaatttctttttcgaaatcaatttaaaaacactttcatcttattccttgtcggttcctgattccaaaaatatatagatatgatatgtttggattaaaaacacgctcagaaagttaaaacgaagagaggtacagaaaagcgtgctatccttcccgctcttcttgtcaattccacgtgcactgcctttgccacgggcggtggagtgacgatgctacgagtatacggtcttgctgcgttgcgttgcgttcagtttcattctatgagttcgacagctacttgactaaatattgtattttcgccttacgcgacttgttttttgttcagtgtagagtttatactagatcaacgaggccgaaaatcgaaatatcaacacggcgaaagataaaaacgtcacaccgggtcatacctaagactttaaaattggcaatctagtggctgatccacatcccattttggtgcaatcccatttttgccgccgtcccattttttgccccatcccattttcgcgacatttcacaagccaagcgtcattttataaaatttataattttgaatgattaatgagatgaggatgattataatgatgatgctatggatttccaatttggattgagactacgtgacagggcattttactaacatgtcataacaaaagcgcgacatcccattttgacaccatatcccatttggccgccatgccgtttccctgtattccatttatcccccatcccattgtcgcgacatttcacaagccaagcgtcattttactaccgtgtcataacaatagcgcgtcatcccattttgcccccatcccatttggccgccatcacattttttatttattcttcttgccaagcctcactatactactatactgcgttattcaactaggaagacattccgtttacgccaaattccatttttgccacaatccaaaatgtcgcgaaatagagatggcggcaaaatgggatgacggcaaaacggcatggcgacaaaatggaatgtggcgctagtggtttgacacggtggtaaaatgacacatggcctatgaaatgtcgcaaaaatgggatgggggcaaaatgggataacggcgaaacgggattgcgccaaattgggacgtggagctaatggtacatgacatggtggtaaatgacacttggcctgtaaaatgtcgcaaaaatgggatgggggcgaaatgggctaacggcgaaacgggattgcgccaaaatgggatgtggagctaatggtgtaagatatggtggtaaaatgacacttggcctgagaaatgtcgccaaaatgggatgggggcgaattgggataacggcgaaacaggactaatagatcccttgacttggggtagtgcgactctgtcactgctagctttccactcggaggaagcgaccggaatttcccaacgatgggacatcctagtaatgaattttttttttttttaattcttaaaattaacagagtcgcgctaccccaaaagtcaaggaatttcgtgtttgtcccttgactttggagatgacaagaaaatatcgggcgcaaaaacgtgatttgtaaaatttttcacaacatatgtcgcctcgcgccatgtatgtgatgaaaccattcatatagctctgcgggagctctgcacttttggacgttcccatttcactgctgtacagcaaacatcgtccccaaatacctgtttgtttctaaaaaatcacgctggaggttgcattttatgtaataacctcctgaaatgagttttgacacNNNNNNNNNNNNNNNNNNNNNNNNNNNNNNNNNNNNNNNNNNNNNNNNNNNNNNNNNNNNNNNNNNNNNNNNNNNNNNNNNNNNNNNNNNNNNNNNNNNNNNNNNNNNNNNNNNNNNNNNNNNNNNNNNNNNNNNNNNNNNNNNNNNNNNNNNNNNNNNNNNNNNNNNNNNNNNNNNNNNNNNNNNNNNNNNNNNNNNNNGGCCCTCAGAACACTACGGTCACACACCACGTCAAACTGCAATCAATCAGGACAAGACATAGGCAAGGTCATTTACAGTGGACTTTCGTTTCAAAATGTTTGTACACAATATCAGCCCTTCATTTATACAATAAAGGACCGTATATCCAAAAACGGACACACGCCACATTtatcttaaaggtactgaacttgtcaaatccaggtgcacggagcccctggggcttttagtcatacctcaggcagctatccgttagaagaactaccaagtttcattgacttgcacccaaagagtcaagaactgcgatttttttacgaattaatttcgtactcggacccggctggtcttgacctatttttggatctaaatttagatcaggtagatcaccacatcatgcacaaaaagacagtcactagcagacgtcatcatgagtttgtgtaaaacaaaatggaggccggaatcactcagttgaatcgaactccgaccaaacaccacgtaataacttggttaatttatgcactcgcgtgaacaagaaactgtcgagcttcacagatgtcgtcgttgggtagttttgggtttgttttactaccataggaggatttttgaactgtaaatgcactcagctgcaacaaaaacgcaaaacgaaggctgtgagctgcactgtgcctttaaacagagAATCTTAAACCCCATTAGGCGCAGCCAGGACTGGAACAACAAACCTCCAAAGTTGAGGGCCAATGTCCTTAGCACCAGACCGCGCAGCGAGCGTGAGGATTTTGGTTTTGGAATGGAACTAAgtgtagggatggtcttataGCATGTAAAAGTCATTCGAAATCTCAGCCAGTGAActgcttgttttttttacacggGTAGGAGTGTGCCTCTAAAATAAAGTTCCTGATaagttatcttatcttatcttatcttatcttatcttatcttatcttatcttatcttttttttaatcttatttctatcttatcttatttaatcttatcttatcgtatcttatcttattttattttatcttattttatctgAGGTTGTTGTTTataattattgtttattgtaGCTGGTCTGAAGTCGATGCAGTTGTATAAACTGCAACACTACTCGCAAGTCACGCCGTAATTGCGTCAAATATGTAAGGCCGACGTCTTGCCATAGCGCTTATATCGACAAATATAGCGCTGGAGACGCAAGACAAGCATGCATACCATTTTCTAACGTTTATTTGCAAACTCACATCAGAGGCGATGGTAGTTTCAAACACAGAGTGGTCGTACACCCATTTCGTACAATCGTGTGTGTTCCTCGATGCTGAATACGATGTCTCGTTGAAACCGTCGTCCGTCCTGTTGCTCCATTTGGCGTCTTGGAAATTCGACACGATGACGTCATTGCTGACGTCACTGTAGAGGCGACATTTTGAAAACGTGCCGTCCAATTGGCGAGGCACGGACTGGTTGAGAATCGAGGCATACGAGGTGTTCGTCACGTGGAAATGGTCGTTTGGGTAACCAGGAATGGCGCatctgaaaaaaagagaaacattacaATGCATGACGTGACAGGACATGACAGGACATGACAGAACTTGACAagacatgacatgacatagcATGGCATGACATGATATGACATGACGTGACGTGACGTGATGTGACGTGACGTGACGTGAGGTgtgaaataataaaataatataaGATGTCAGGTACCTTGAtggaaatcccttttttttcGTGGAAAAAGCACACCCGTACGTAtggtcatttgttttacctaaACTTAGTAAAATAaaattatatacatatatatatatatatatatatctatatctatctatacatgtatataataaaagagagtgtctgtctgtctgtggtcgccatacctcagagattgCAAAAAATAAGCACacgatattttgcatgcacactgccctggacccacaaatgtgcacctgggttttagtttctccagacattgtttccttcctcggataatgaccctccccatctatcaacaCAGTCtacatagtgcaagggaggtaagtcatgctttgtcacccacggaagggaggtaactctcatcaaaccagaataccgtgtcattctcaagggttaccccccgcccgctatcatccccccccccacacacacacacactaaccctgccccctgctccccctccctgccttccagatcatcgcgaataatgtttacgaaacgatcgcctcagtgaaagatcacgagaatttacagatttctctcccctgttcaaaaaggtatgacgcgctcactcatgaggtatgcgtgctttgatcagacggtaactacagtgggtgtgagaaggggaaacaaatcacgaagaacacgttgaaccaaatagaaacttgccttgcctatacatccaaatgtatgagctcacactgtcatttttcttatccacattggaataagattctagaggtttctgagagaggggagagcagaaacacccgggcgaagccgggcctgactgtgtctatctgtctgtgatcgccaaagCTCCGAGAAGGGAGGGGACAGGAAGACGATGTCGTGCATGTGCACTCCTGTGACTGTGAAGATGTGCACCTGACCACCACCGCCGCTGCCGACGCCGCTGCGCTGCCAGCCCTCCAATCctcctccgcccccccccccccccctgaagaGAGAAACTTTTAGTTGTGGCTTGgctcttctaaaaaaaaaagtcccccccccccctttcaatccCCAgatccgacccccccccccccaccaccaccaccaccattcccaccaccaccgccgactccacaactaccactccTACTAGCCCTACATCATCAACACCAACCCAACCACCATCCCCAGCacccccatcaccaccacaccaACCCCTTCCTTACCCCCTAAAAGAAAAGAGAATTGTAGCAATATCGATGTCATCACTGCATGTCTACTAAAACGGCTACATTTCGTCTACAACACATCAAAGCACAAGCCGCGTCTGCATCCCTCAGCAGGTTCACGTCATATTCCGGAGTATtaaatggatgtaagtgtgtgtgtgtgtctgtctgtctgtggtcgccatacctcagagatggcaagagaCAGGAACGAGGTAGTGTGCATGAACAATGCCTAGGAGCCGCAGAtatgcacctgggttttagtttcttgatttatTGTTTACTTTCTCATATTATGGACCTCtgctttattgaatacagcctatatggtgcaaggccagttcagtgcctactgttcacctgcagtaagcacataatgccagtaatattagagactcgctatttgCTCCTACGAGGGGAAGaatcgaagaagaaaaaattaaccGGACCGTTCATGACATTTTCA
The sequence above is a segment of the Littorina saxatilis isolate snail1 linkage group LG3, US_GU_Lsax_2.0, whole genome shotgun sequence genome. Coding sequences within it:
- the LOC138961276 gene encoding solute carrier family 22 member 7-like; this encodes MKFDDVLKQIGEFGPYQKRVFFLTALPSLLSAFEAISVVFTFNIPNHRCAIPGYPNDHFHVTNTSYASILNQSVPRQLDGTFSKCRLYSDVSNDVIVSNFQDAKWSNRTDDGFNETSYSASRNTHDCTKWVYDHSVFETTIASDFDVVCDRSVLREVIT